The following are encoded in a window of Ensifer adhaerens genomic DNA:
- a CDS encoding tyrosine-type recombinase/integrase, with the protein MVRIIRAAMGYAAIPAGFPILVSERMSIIEPAFAWLMELATIPGRSHAAETIRTYGEHLHDWFDSLEQSGLDWRGVSEAEIAAWRNRMLSQPSPHTKRPYARSTVNDRVRTVCRFYAWAQGRGWIESLPFQFVDVRVGSGRRQSFLAHVDGRPGIMAANILTVAEHERLPRPLRVDQLRRVFAHLEMPYRLMAEWALATGLRRKELCGLAVFQVPETAHLDDDDHPLIGVPLTITKGDKPRTIYPPIRLVDRTQRYIDEVRTPQVRALRRQRPDYRPPSTLFLNLQGNAVSKARLTAVFAEAFRAAGVTGTLHYLRHTFAMTMLVRLQRQALTTPDLNPLKIVQVLLGHSSIQSTAIYLRCVELNARELADSIDYLYGELIPDGR; encoded by the coding sequence GTGGTGCGGATCATCAGGGCGGCGATGGGTTATGCCGCAATCCCGGCCGGCTTTCCAATTTTGGTGTCGGAACGGATGTCGATCATCGAGCCGGCGTTTGCCTGGCTGATGGAACTGGCGACGATTCCCGGTCGTAGCCACGCCGCGGAAACTATCCGGACTTACGGCGAGCACTTGCATGACTGGTTCGACAGTCTGGAGCAATCCGGTCTCGACTGGCGCGGTGTGAGCGAGGCGGAGATTGCGGCCTGGCGCAATCGCATGCTGTCACAGCCGAGCCCGCATACGAAACGGCCATACGCGCGGTCGACGGTGAACGATCGGGTCCGTACGGTCTGCCGGTTCTATGCATGGGCCCAGGGCCGCGGCTGGATCGAGAGTCTGCCGTTCCAGTTCGTCGACGTTCGAGTGGGCTCCGGCCGGCGACAATCATTCCTGGCGCATGTGGACGGGCGTCCGGGGATCATGGCGGCGAATATCCTGACGGTCGCCGAGCACGAACGTCTGCCGAGACCGTTGCGTGTCGATCAGTTGCGCCGGGTGTTTGCGCATCTCGAGATGCCCTACCGGTTGATGGCGGAATGGGCGCTGGCGACGGGATTGCGGCGCAAGGAGCTTTGCGGCCTTGCCGTCTTCCAGGTTCCGGAGACGGCGCATCTGGATGACGACGATCATCCTCTGATCGGCGTGCCGCTGACAATCACCAAGGGTGACAAGCCGCGCACGATCTATCCGCCGATCCGCCTGGTCGACCGCACGCAGCGCTATATCGACGAGGTTCGCACGCCGCAGGTCCGGGCGTTGCGGCGCCAGCGACCGGATTATCGGCCGCCCTCCACGCTCTTTCTCAACCTTCAGGGAAACGCCGTCAGCAAGGCGCGATTGACGGCGGTGTTTGCTGAGGCCTTCCGGGCGGCCGGTGTGACGGGAACCTTGCATTATCTGAGGCACACATTCGCGATGACGATGCTGGTGCGGTTGCAGCGGCAGGCATTGACCACGCCGGACCTCAATCCGCTGAAGATCGTGCAGGTTCTGCTGGGGCACAGCTCGATCCAGAGCACGGCGATCTACCTGCGCTGCGTCGAGCTCAATGCCCGGGAACTCGCCGACAGCATCGACTATCTCTATGGCGAGTTGATCCCCGATGGCCGTTAG
- a CDS encoding ParB/Srx family N-terminal domain-containing protein produces MTDIITVALSKLDADPRNVRKTYSAEGIEALAANIRADGYRLLQNLVVRKGDKKGRYFVVAGGRRLAALNLLAEAGEIAKDYPVECKEREGETATEISLAENVMREEMLGSASQLSC; encoded by the coding sequence ATGACTGACATCATCACTGTTGCATTGAGCAAGCTCGACGCTGATCCGAGAAACGTGCGCAAGACCTACAGCGCCGAGGGCATCGAGGCGCTGGCTGCGAACATTCGCGCCGACGGCTACCGACTTCTGCAGAACCTCGTTGTTCGCAAGGGCGACAAGAAGGGCCGCTATTTCGTCGTCGCCGGCGGCCGCCGATTGGCTGCGCTCAATCTGTTGGCCGAGGCGGGCGAGATCGCCAAGGATTACCCCGTCGAGTGCAAGGAACGCGAAGGGGAGACCGCCACGGAAATCAGCCTCGCAGAGAACGTCATGCGCGAGGAAATGTTAGGTTCTGCGTCGCAACTGTCCTGTTGA
- a CDS encoding integrase, producing the protein MQASTAPDLAAAARPALRISARSVWSDQVWHLDGHRPGANRSDFSLDWGFTLADDSGFSDPQWADWREAAKLFLWSLKLDPPAGRRNVHDSTIVRVFNMQRTLIRWMAAQGYRSFADLDRDGSDRFLAAMAQRPGSKPGKALSAMTLQHYANLLTLLYLQGSKFPEVAIDDPFPGTVPPFVRRDRGWLPYTPDAVAVPLVSAALRLIEQPADEVIALQTQAQVAYDDALARGISQTKAGFVATDAIREFTFSTLSGEESPWHEAPVTSTKQVRYLADRIYDACFVVIAYLVGARVSEILGLQVGCIEQHPASDGSESFAYLAGQIYKTAGGVDGEAHRWVAPAPVERAVLVMEQLTARLRAQSGRSELFLVMASTGLVGPAARTDLPVVSTIIRRLNDLFAPFIGLPDHEGEPWHLNTHQGRKTFARFVGKRDRTGLHALQAHFGHVTRAMTDRGYVGTDFALDDLIDRHTREETRAALEEVLTAMTLAGKGGRMIAARSQFRGRTRDGDVQAYVRFLMEETDLRLGVCDWGYCVYRVETAACFGDEKGPNPALRTESTCLTCANFAVTARHRPVWQARRDRNADLLAHPGLDPVSRRVAETRIAECDRILGELDHGKDGRDGT; encoded by the coding sequence ATGCAAGCGTCCACGGCACCCGATCTTGCAGCCGCGGCAAGGCCAGCGCTTCGAATATCGGCGCGCTCGGTATGGTCAGACCAGGTCTGGCATCTCGACGGCCATCGCCCCGGCGCAAACCGGAGTGACTTCTCGCTCGACTGGGGATTTACCCTGGCCGACGACAGCGGGTTCAGCGATCCGCAATGGGCTGACTGGCGAGAGGCGGCCAAACTGTTCCTGTGGAGCCTGAAGCTGGACCCGCCTGCAGGCCGCCGCAACGTTCACGATTCGACGATCGTCCGCGTCTTTAATATGCAGAGGACGCTGATCCGCTGGATGGCGGCGCAAGGGTACCGCAGCTTCGCCGATCTCGACCGCGATGGCAGCGATAGGTTCTTAGCGGCGATGGCGCAGCGTCCTGGCAGCAAGCCGGGCAAGGCGCTGTCGGCCATGACCCTGCAACACTACGCAAATTTGCTGACGCTTCTGTATCTCCAAGGATCGAAGTTCCCGGAAGTGGCAATTGATGATCCATTCCCAGGGACTGTGCCGCCGTTCGTTCGGCGTGACCGAGGCTGGCTTCCCTATACGCCGGACGCGGTCGCCGTGCCATTGGTCTCGGCGGCCTTGCGGCTGATCGAACAGCCGGCGGACGAAGTCATCGCTTTGCAAACGCAGGCGCAGGTTGCGTATGACGATGCCCTTGCCAGGGGCATCAGCCAGACGAAGGCCGGGTTCGTCGCGACCGACGCGATCAGGGAGTTTACCTTCTCGACCCTCTCCGGAGAGGAATCTCCCTGGCATGAAGCGCCTGTCACCAGCACTAAGCAGGTGCGGTATCTTGCAGATCGCATTTACGACGCATGCTTTGTCGTCATCGCTTATCTGGTCGGCGCCCGAGTCTCGGAGATCCTTGGCCTTCAGGTCGGCTGCATCGAGCAGCATCCTGCCAGTGATGGCAGCGAGAGCTTCGCCTATCTCGCCGGCCAGATCTACAAGACGGCGGGCGGCGTCGACGGCGAAGCCCACCGCTGGGTTGCTCCAGCGCCCGTCGAACGGGCCGTCTTGGTCATGGAGCAACTGACCGCTCGCCTGCGGGCCCAAAGCGGGCGATCCGAGCTCTTTCTGGTGATGGCCAGCACGGGCCTTGTCGGTCCCGCTGCGAGAACTGACCTGCCCGTCGTCTCCACGATTATACGGCGGCTGAACGATCTGTTCGCACCGTTCATCGGCCTGCCGGACCACGAGGGCGAGCCCTGGCATCTGAACACCCATCAGGGCCGAAAGACCTTTGCGCGCTTTGTCGGCAAACGCGACCGCACCGGACTACATGCGCTTCAGGCGCACTTCGGCCATGTGACCCGGGCCATGACCGATCGTGGCTATGTCGGAACCGACTTCGCGCTTGACGACCTGATCGATCGGCATACCCGGGAAGAAACCCGCGCCGCCCTGGAAGAGGTGCTGACGGCGATGACGCTCGCCGGCAAGGGTGGACGCATGATTGCCGCTCGCTCGCAGTTCCGCGGGCGCACACGCGACGGCGATGTCCAGGCTTATGTCCGTTTCCTGATGGAAGAAACGGACCTCCGCCTCGGGGTCTGCGACTGGGGCTATTGTGTCTACCGCGTCGAAACGGCTGCCTGCTTCGGCGACGAGAAAGGACCCAACCCCGCGCTGCGGACTGAAAGCACGTGTCTCACCTGCGCCAACTTTGCCGTCACGGCCCGGCATCGACCGGTCTGGCAGGCGCGCCGCGACCGCAATGCCGATCTTCTCGCTCATCCTGGCCTCGACCCGGTCAGCCGCAGGGTTGCGGAAACACGGATCGCCGAATGCGATCGCATCCTTGGCGAACTCGATCATGGAAAGGATGGTCGCGATGGCACGTAA
- a CDS encoding plasmid pRiA4b ORF-3 family protein codes for MLDPFDPDSFIVRAEVHILDIDPEISRTLELPITLNLAQLHEVLQAAFGWTDSHLHQFNIGGLIYGAPEFDEDGLSDSRTFEATEVRMIDLHFPYDRDESALTILYEYDFGDNWRHLLRLERVAREEGVQYPRCIAGKRSGPPEDVGGTSGYADFLDAWLDPEHDEHKAMRRWVGRKFHPETCNLDDINKAIAKAMRVSKGNYRFRRECA; via the coding sequence ATGCTCGACCCGTTTGACCCAGATAGCTTCATCGTGCGCGCCGAGGTTCATATCCTCGACATCGATCCCGAGATCAGCCGCACTCTCGAATTGCCAATCACTCTCAACCTCGCCCAACTCCACGAAGTGCTGCAGGCTGCCTTCGGCTGGACCGACAGTCATCTGCATCAGTTCAACATCGGCGGTCTGATCTACGGCGCCCCGGAGTTCGATGAGGACGGTCTGTCAGACAGCCGGACCTTTGAGGCGACCGAGGTCAGAATGATCGACCTTCACTTCCCGTACGACCGCGACGAAAGCGCTCTGACGATCCTCTACGAATACGACTTCGGCGATAATTGGCGTCATCTGCTGCGTCTGGAGCGCGTCGCCCGCGAGGAAGGTGTGCAATATCCCCGCTGCATTGCCGGCAAACGGTCCGGGCCTCCAGAAGATGTTGGAGGAACTTCAGGTTATGCCGACTTCCTCGACGCCTGGCTCGATCCTGAGCATGATGAGCACAAAGCCATGCGGCGATGGGTAGGCCGCAAGTTCCATCCGGAAACTTGCAATCTCGATGACATCAATAAGGCGATTGCCAAGGCCATGCGCGTATCAAAGGGCAACTATCGCTTCCGTCGCGAATGTGCCTGA